One Streptomyces sp. NBC_00102 DNA segment encodes these proteins:
- a CDS encoding DMT family transporter, whose amino-acid sequence MEANLREVGTAAVAPVAWGTTYYVTRHYLPAGNPLWGAALRALPAGCLLMLLARTRPRGEWLWRSAVLGLLNTSAFFVLVYIAAQRLATSTASTVMALSPLVMTVTAWALLAQRPRAAHLAAGVTGLAGVVLMMWGRAGGSGTGGLIASVAAMLVSSVGYVLSQRWDSGAGVLATTAWQLCFGGVLLLVAAVVSEGAPPPVDAGALLAFGYVTVVATALAFLAWFAALRRLPAATVGLIGLLNPVTGVLLGTVLAAESLTGRRLAGMGLILAGVLLARPRGTHDAEGAPARPGQPSGRAAAPARDG is encoded by the coding sequence ATGGAAGCCAATCTGCGAGAGGTGGGCACCGCCGCGGTGGCACCCGTGGCCTGGGGCACCACCTACTACGTCACCCGCCACTACCTCCCCGCCGGAAACCCGCTCTGGGGAGCCGCGCTGCGCGCCCTGCCCGCCGGGTGCCTGCTGATGCTCCTCGCCCGGACCAGGCCCAGGGGCGAGTGGTTGTGGCGGTCCGCGGTGCTGGGGCTGCTGAACACCAGCGCCTTCTTCGTGCTCGTCTACATCGCCGCGCAGCGGCTGGCCACCAGCACCGCGTCCACGGTGATGGCGCTCTCCCCGCTGGTCATGACGGTGACCGCCTGGGCCCTGCTCGCCCAGCGCCCCCGCGCCGCCCATCTGGCGGCGGGCGTGACCGGGCTCGCCGGGGTGGTGCTGATGATGTGGGGCCGTGCCGGCGGCAGCGGGACCGGCGGTCTGATCGCCTCGGTCGCCGCCATGCTGGTCTCCTCCGTCGGGTACGTGCTCTCCCAGCGCTGGGACTCCGGCGCGGGGGTCCTCGCCACCACCGCCTGGCAGCTCTGCTTCGGCGGGGTGCTCCTGCTGGTGGCGGCGGTCGTCTCCGAGGGGGCGCCGCCACCGGTGGACGCCGGCGCGCTCCTGGCGTTCGGATACGTCACCGTGGTCGCCACCGCGCTCGCCTTCCTCGCCTGGTTCGCCGCCCTGCGCAGGCTGCCCGCCGCCACGGTCGGCCTCATCGGCCTCCTCAACCCGGTCACCGGCGTCCTGCTCGGCACGGTCCTGGCCGCGGAGAGCCTCACCGGCCGCCGGCTCGCCGGGATGGGGCTGATCCTCGCGGGAGTCCTGCTCGCCAGGCCGCGCGGGACGCACGACGCGGAAGGCGCGCCCGC
- a CDS encoding beta family protein has protein sequence MPKLRYVPVLPIRRHAAEAFRDLRPEIRDEVTPLWSLPPHPGTRGPRLAAAVRAEIAAVSRVRARGLAWLDAPLADREQIPVLADVFAQYIEFGGFCPVTGPLRPTGQQAAARTLAVDCGRALGVRVEVPGEWNPELTEAVARLLERIGDGVKIELLIDLGGVLADRPGIPKDALRALDALVPLADWRSVVIIGGGFPRVTAEMLVRGVREEPRRDWRLWHEIRRNLAGRLPALGFGDYGVQPAVALARPDQGGGPDWGYLRYTTDRSYALVRTAHSGPDRAKTNREAARELLRLPDFRGALASSGETWLRDCARALTHPAVSAGSDGPGTGNPATWLRVGNVQHMTHVVRSLAGL, from the coding sequence ATGCCGAAGCTTCGTTACGTTCCCGTACTGCCGATACGTCGTCACGCCGCCGAGGCGTTCCGCGACCTCCGGCCGGAGATCCGCGACGAGGTCACACCCCTGTGGAGCCTGCCGCCCCATCCCGGAACGCGAGGCCCCAGGCTGGCCGCAGCCGTACGCGCGGAGATCGCGGCGGTGAGCAGGGTCCGGGCCCGGGGCCTCGCATGGCTCGACGCCCCCCTCGCCGACCGGGAGCAGATCCCCGTACTCGCCGACGTGTTCGCGCAGTACATCGAGTTCGGAGGATTCTGCCCGGTCACGGGCCCGCTCCGGCCCACCGGACAGCAGGCCGCCGCCCGTACGCTCGCCGTGGACTGCGGTCGCGCTCTCGGCGTCCGGGTCGAGGTTCCCGGTGAGTGGAACCCCGAACTGACCGAGGCGGTCGCCCGCCTGCTCGAACGGATCGGCGACGGCGTGAAGATCGAGCTGCTGATCGATCTCGGCGGTGTCCTCGCCGACCGGCCCGGCATCCCCAAGGACGCGCTGCGCGCCCTCGACGCCCTGGTCCCGCTCGCCGACTGGCGCTCCGTCGTCATCATCGGCGGAGGATTCCCCCGGGTGACCGCCGAGATGCTGGTCCGGGGCGTACGGGAGGAGCCCCGCCGGGACTGGCGGCTCTGGCACGAGATACGGCGGAACCTCGCCGGCCGCCTCCCCGCCCTCGGGTTCGGGGACTACGGGGTCCAGCCGGCCGTCGCCCTCGCCCGCCCGGACCAGGGGGGAGGTCCGGACTGGGGGTACCTGCGCTACACCACGGACCGGAGTTACGCGCTGGTGAGGACGGCGCACAGCGGACCGGACCGGGCGAAGACCAACCGTGAGGCCGCACGTGAACTCCTCCGGCTCCCCGACTTCCGTGGGGCGCTGGCCAGTTCGGGGGAGACCTGGCTGCGCGACTGCGCCCGCGCCCTGACCCACCCGGCCGTGAGCGCCGGCTCGGACGGCCCGGGGACGGGGAACCCGGCCACCTGGCTGCGGGTGGGCAACGTCCAGCACATGACCCATGTGGTCCGGAGCCTGGCGGGGTTGTGA
- a CDS encoding MarR family winged helix-turn-helix transcriptional regulator has protein sequence MQQPHEHQDPPLDHVARIQAAWRRERPDLDVGPQAVIGRLHRLAALLTRELCVVYQRYGLSEGEFDVLAALRRAGAPYERAPGELAAHTMVTTGAMTKRIDRLERSGLVTRRRGDGDGRGRVVALTVPGRELIDRAFTDHMHNERRLLAALPPARADELESLLTTWLAELEDPRGDGAGERS, from the coding sequence ATGCAGCAGCCCCACGAGCACCAGGACCCGCCGCTCGACCACGTGGCCCGCATCCAGGCCGCCTGGCGCCGTGAGCGCCCCGACCTCGACGTCGGCCCGCAGGCCGTGATCGGCCGACTGCACCGTCTCGCCGCCCTGCTCACCCGGGAGTTGTGCGTGGTGTACCAGCGCTACGGCCTCAGCGAGGGCGAGTTCGACGTCCTCGCCGCGCTGCGCCGGGCCGGAGCCCCGTACGAACGGGCTCCCGGGGAGCTGGCAGCGCACACCATGGTGACCACCGGCGCGATGACCAAGCGCATCGACCGGCTGGAGCGGTCGGGCCTGGTGACCCGGCGCCGGGGGGACGGGGACGGCCGGGGCCGGGTCGTGGCGCTCACCGTGCCGGGGCGCGAACTCATCGACCGGGCGTTCACCGACCACATGCACAACGAGCGGCGCCTCCTCGCCGCACTGCCCCCGGCACGGGCCGACGAGCTGGAGAGCCTCCTCACCACCTGGCTCGCCGAGTTGGAAGACCCGCGCGGCGACGGTGCCGGCGAACGGAGTTGA